The window ACACATGGcataaatattgtttacataacgaagcattgtgagctctgtatgaCCGCGGCTGAcactcaaagtttggttgatcTTTAGAAATGGATTACTAAAGCAGTGTAACATTAAcactaaaaaaatgaatttgacaTCCTTCTGATGGATTGTGAATAATTTAACAGGTACATGACGCATGATGGCGGTAATCTCACACAATGACACATTCTTCAGTAACATTATCCACAATAAACTCAACAGGTACTTCTTCTAACTGAAAGTCTCAGGGGAAAAAATTGCACTgctatgtttttatttgaacatCTCTCATGTTTCCGTAACGTTCAACATGGGATATTCTTTCTTCGCTTATTCTAAGTTTTATACAATCTGATATTTCGTCGTATTCTGGGGTGTTTTTCAAATCATCGAAGCAACACCTAGACGCTAGTGTTATGGCAGCTGGCAGGAGTTGTTTCAGATTCAACTGGTCTGCAGCTATGATAAGCCCAAAAAGACTGCTAGCATTTATTGCTTTTGATTTTTCACATGCCCTGGTTAGTTTTTCTTCGTATTCCGTCATTAATGATTTTCTCTCCTCTCTCATCATTCCACTAAGTACATGAAAGTTTTCAACAACCGATGCATATAACCCTATGAATAAAAGtattcattacattttttttaatttcgctATCAGTACttgataaaaaagtaaaaaaaaaaaaccataagcTATATAAATGTGCAGTTTAGTTACACTATACGTACCCTGTTGTATCCTTGTGATCGTCAAGGTCTCCAGCAATTTATTTCTTTCCTTGGTTATCGTCATCAACATCTTTTCAGAAACCAGTGTATCGATGCCGGCTTGCTTCAGCGATTTTTCGTCATACTTTGCACATATTTGTATGGCTAGTGGCAAAGCTGTTGAAAGATTATATAACTCTGCACTTGCAACATAATTCAGAACAGCTTTGGCATTAGCCCTGTGCATTCCCT is drawn from Crassostrea angulata isolate pt1a10 chromosome 5, ASM2561291v2, whole genome shotgun sequence and contains these coding sequences:
- the LOC128185624 gene encoding uncharacterized protein LOC128185624: MASERKRQKLEEESDVQSKKKPSALFLPTDVILEVEGIKLYVRKQVLADNSPVFKRMLESDFKEKHQIEIPLPEKKCEDVELFLRTFYHPDILCPISKDTVLSILPLAEEYQVLKVKERCEKCMVQTLQLVNQQGMHRANAKAVLNYVASAELYNLSTALPLAIQICAKYDEKSLKQAGIDTLVSEKMLMTITKERNKLLETLTITRIQQGLYASVVENFHVLSGMMREERKSLMTEYEEKLTRACEKSKAINASSLFGLIIAADQLNLKQLLPAAITLASRCCFDDLKNTPEYDEISDCIKLRISEERISHVERYGNMRDVQIKT